CCCATAATGTTAGTTCTTTTATGATCAGATGTCATCagtattttttttctttaatttataatctttattttagatttagttatTAAATGCATTTCTTATATTTTTGTTTACAAATCTTTATTTATTTGTAAAGATATTAGATATTTCATTGAGTGTgcacacgcgcacgcgcacacacacacacacacacacacacacacacacacacacacacacacacacacacacacacacacacatttatgccaAAATCAAACATGTAGAGAGATAGGGGCATAATAAAATAAAGTATTCTATAAACTGCAGTTTTATTTTCATAAGTTACATACAACATTCTCACACAGTTTGACTTGTCACATCAACAACCTCCGTTGTCATGGCAGCCCTGAGGCCATAAACTTAAAGTACAAAATTGAGCAGTTAGAATGAGCACCATTAGGACTAATTAACAATACTATTAAGAGACCTGCATGGGTGACTTGGGTAAACCAACATTACGTTACGCCTAAGGAACATTAATGCTGAACGACCCCAGGAACCAACTCTCCGTCGCCTGCTTCTCCTGGACTACTCGTAAGGTAAGGCGAACACCTGGGACCTCCTGGGACCCCCTAGGACTCCTGGGACTGCTGGGACCCCTGCTGGGTGGGGTATGGACGCGCTGGTCAGCTTAGGGTGGGCGTTGATGTCATCTGACGTCATTTCTCTCAAGTTGTCGGCtgctgcagagagagagagagagagaatcttcGCCCCGGTGGGAATGGAGAGGTCGTCCGTCGGGTAAACCTTAAGTCTACCTTCCAGACGCCTCCGCCGGATACCTGACGCTCGCGTAGACTAGCACATTACTCACTTCCAAGAAGGTCTAAGGTCAATATACGTAGTATTCTTCTGATGAGTCTGAGACCCCACTGAAGTAAGACGAGTCTGTGATGGAGATGATGGAGTTCTTCTTACCCCCGAGGAGCGACGCCTTCTCCGGGTCGTTCTGGGCCAAGCTCTCGTGGATCTTGGTGTAAAGGCCGCTGCTCACCTTCTTCTTGGTGCAGCACATGTGGATGCCGAACGACAGCGCGACGATCAGGTGCAGCGCCACCACGAATACCGTCGCCCAAGAGAAGCCAATCCAGTCGAACAATGCCCCAGCTGCTGATGGCCCGATGAAGGCCCCGAGGGCGAAGGTGGAGGTCCACAGCCCCGAGACGAGGCCATAGGTCTGAATGTCGTCGGGGAAGCCGTTGGCGACAGCATCTCGGTGGGCACTGGTGAAGGTGGCGACGAGTTCGGCGCCAAACCCGGTGCCATGGAGGACGAGCGCGATGATGCAGATTGGCAGCGTGGTGGGGATGGGCAGGAAGGGCGCCGGTCCTATCAGAATGAAGGAAGTGGTCACCACAAACGCCCCGAAGATGACCACGATCCTGGGGTTGATGCACTTGTCACACAGCCATCCCCACAGGGGCGCGAAGAGGCCGTAGGTGGCGCCGTTGAGCACGAACATCAGACCCATCTGGAATGGCGAGAGCTCCAGAGGGCGGAGGTGAGGCTCTAGTGTCGCCTGCAGGAAGCCAATACTGACGGAAGAAGCAATGATGGCGTAGGCAGCGAGGCCGATGGCAGGGATCTTCACCAACGACAGCATGTTGCCTTCCGAGGGCGCATCACCCTTGAACTCGGAACTGTAGGACGGCAGGATGCAGTAGGTCAGAGAAGCAGCCCCGAGCAGCATAATGCCGAGGGTGACGAAGGGCAAGGTGTAGCCCCCGAGTTCGAAGAGCGCGCCACCCAGAGTTGGCCCCACGATCATGCCCAGGCCGAAGCAGGTCTCCAGGGAGGCGAAGGTGGCACCCACGTTGTCCGGGAACTCCTTAGCGATGATGCTGAACGACGCTGTTAGGAAGCCAGAATTCCCCATGGCCTCCACGATTCTGATGGCGAACGACAGCCCAATGAAGGCAGTCGTGTTGTTGATTCGATCTAGAAATCCGAACATAATGCACGTTGAAGCCGTGGTGAAGATGCCGGCGTTGAACATGAACTTGGGCCCGATCCTGTTGAGGTAATTACCGTAGATGGGACTGACGATGAAGACTGTCAGCTCGAAGATGCCGAAGACGAAGCCATACTGAGTGGGCGTCGCGCCCTTCGACTCCGCCATCATCGGGTAGAAAGGCGCCTGTAGAGAGACGCAGACGGCGCTGCAGAAGTCGGCGATGGCAAAGACGATGAGGGTGAGCCATTGTTGACGTGTGTACTTGCCCATGTTGATGGCTGTGGTGAGGAGGAGTTGCTTATAATCTTGAACTGCAACTGAAGTTTCGAGAGCCTATAGTGCCTTGGGTGAGTGTTCTCgcccacgtggtggtggtggtggtggtggcaggagcgGGTGAACGGCCAGTGATGACTGAGAGACCAGCCAAGTACACCAGCACCGCTTAGGCTCCCGGGCTAACTGCTCGGTATCAGCCCGACCCGCTGAATATATACACTATCCTGCCCGGGGGATGGCGGAGGCCAGGATAGTCAATGACCCGACCCTAATTCCTAACTTCCCGTCATACAAAACCCCGAATGTTTTATTAATCAACGCGCATCTCTAATATGTACACATGAAATAATATTAAACCGACTTTCAACGAAAAATACAGAAATGAAAAGCATAAATGAATGGAGTGGATGAAGCCTCTGGCAGCCGCAGGAGGCGGTGACGCGGGCCGGGCAGAGCTACGCCCCTGGTAACAAGGTCTTATACCCCCGCCCGACGCCAGTCTGTCGTACTACGGCTGCACCACAGATCAACGCCGCGATTGTCAAAAGATTATCTCTCTCCCCCGATAGTTCTCGATCACACCAGTTACAGTcgaccatttcccccccccccccatacatgaGCACTGGGAGTCAGGCAGGCTGCTACACTCTCCAGGCCTATCTTGAGATAAGCTTAAGAAGATCTCAAGATAGGCCTGGTCAAATACTGCGTTACTTGGTGATCAGGATTTCCTGGTATGAGGCACTTGGTGTGTGAGTGACTCTGTTGGTCACTATAGATTGGTATTACACTATACACCGTCTACAATACCACACAACCAAACTAtacatataatacacacacacactcttggacctaagcggagtccaagagctagagctcgatcctgcatgcgtgtgtgtgtactgcatgtgagtacacacacacaactacgtgaatacacacagtgatgtgtgtgtgtgtgtgtgtgtgtgtgtgtgtgtgtgtgtgtgtgtgtgtgtgtgtgtgtgtgtgtgtgtgtgtgtgtgtgtgtgtgatctaagGTACACAtcacacagtgatgtggtggaggctgactccatacacagtttcaagtgtagatatgatagagcccagtaggctcaggaatctgtacaccagtagattgacagttgagaggcgggtccaaaagGCCAGAgtgcaacccccgcaagcacaactaggtgagtacaactaggtgagtacacacacaacatatgtcagaccaatactgaaaCACGCAGCACCGGCAAGGAATCCGCACCTTGAGAAGCATAAAACCAAAACTGAAGACAGTACAGAGGTTAGCAACAAGATTGGTGctagagctaagagggttaagctatgagGGCACGCTAATGGCACTAAATCTCACAACCCAAATGTATAGAAGAAATGGAGAAGACGtgatcacgacatataaaatattgagaggaatagaTAAGGCGgggacaaggacagcctcttcaGAGAGAAAAGCAGGACAAGAAGTTATCTTGAGCTAATTTCGGggccttttagtgtccctgcggccgggtgctcgaccaggcctccacccccaggaagacaggggcatagggtgaaagaaactctgcccattgtttctcgccggcgcctggga
The window above is part of the Procambarus clarkii isolate CNS0578487 chromosome 67, FALCON_Pclarkii_2.0, whole genome shotgun sequence genome. Proteins encoded here:
- the LOC123752429 gene encoding MFS-type transporter SLC18B1, whose product is MGKYTRQQWLTLIVFAIADFCSAVCVSLQAPFYPMMAESKGATPTQYGFVFGIFELTVFIVSPIYGNYLNRIGPKFMFNAGIFTTASTCIMFGFLDRINNTTAFIGLSFAIRIVEAMGNSGFLTASFSIIAKEFPDNVGATFASLETCFGLGMIVGPTLGGALFELGGYTLPFVTLGIMLLGAASLTYCILPSYSSEFKGDAPSEGNMLSLVKIPAIGLAAYAIIASSVSIGFLQATLEPHLRPLELSPFQMGLMFVLNGATYGLFAPLWGWLCDKCINPRIVVIFGAFVVTTSFILIGPAPFLPIPTTLPICIIALVLHGTGFGAELVATFTSAHRDAVANGFPDDIQTYGLVSGLWTSTFALGAFIGPSAAGALFDWIGFSWATVFVVALHLIVALSFGIHMCCTKKKVSSGLYTKIHESLAQNDPEKASLLGGKKNSIISITDSSYFSGVSDSSEEYYVY